In the candidate division WOR-3 bacterium genome, CGCTAATTTTACTGTTAATATCTTCGAAGTCAAGGTTTTTAAGACCGATTCATGATCTGATTCCATTATTCCTCTTTGGGTGCATAGTGGGAGAATTGCATGGTGTATGTCCCTCGTCCTTGGGTGAGGGATCGGAGATCGGTAGCATAACCAAAGGATTTAGCTAATGCCAAAGTAGCCGTGATGATTTTTTCTTTTTTGTTCGTCTCGATATTTACGATCTGGGCTTTACGGGCATTTAAGTCATTGAGAACATCACCTAAATATTCTTCGGGCACGATAATCTCGAGCGACATATATGGTTCAAGCAGGATTGGGTTGCCGTTTAAGAATGCCTCACGCATCGCCATTTGGGCGGCAATTTGAAAAGAAAGTTCTGAGGAATCAACGGGATGGTAGGCACCATCAATGATTACCACCTCGATATTGGTGATCGGATATCCCATAAATATGCCGGTTTCACACTGCATCCTTATTCCTTTTTCGATCGCCGGAATAAACTGTTTAGGAATAACACCTTCGCTGATTTTATTGATGATCGCAATCCCTTCGTTCGGTTTCGGACTCAACTGAAGTTTCACGACTCCGAACTGTCCTTTACCCCCGGTTTGTTTGATAAACCGACCCTCAGCAATTGCCGTCCGGGTGATGGTCTCCCGGTAAGAGACTTGGGGTTTGCTTACATAACACTCCACCCCGAATTCTCTTTTTAATCTATCGGTGATAATCTCCAGATGGAGTTCACCCATGCCCGAGATTATCCGCTGCCCAGTTTCCTCATCGGTCTTGACTTTGAAAGTTGGATCTTCCACCTGGATATATCGTAAGGCATCATCAAGTTTTGCATCATCCATTTTTGTACGAGGTTCCAGGGAGACAAAAATCACTGGCTCCGGGAACTGCATGGGTTCAAAGGTGATGGGATGTCTGGAGTCGCATAGTGTGTAGCCAGTACGCGATTCCCGAATTCCGGTCACAACGCCAATCTCGCCTACGCTCAACTGGGAGACTTCATCTCTTTTGTTGGCATGCATCAAATAAAGCCTCGCCACCCGGTCCACGCGGTCAGGAGGAAAAACACGGACTTTATCACCACTTTTTATCGTGCCGGAATAGACCCGGATGTAATAGAGCAGTCCAAGATGGGGATCAGACTGGGCTTTAAAGAGTAACGCCGAAAATGGAGCATCAGGTGAGGGTTCGCGAATTTCTATCTTCCCAGTTTCGGGATTTTCACCTTTCATCGGAGGGAGGTCGATGGGTGAGGGAAGATAATCAATGACCGCATCAATAAGGGGTTGGATACCCCGGTTGCGGAGTGCACTCCCGCAGAAGACTGGGTAAAAATGGAGATTGATTGTGCCTTTTCTTATCACTTCTTTTATCTTTTCTTCGGCTACCGGCAGATCTTTAAAGTAACTTTCAAAAATATCTTCATCATATTCTGCGAGTGTTTCCAAAAGTTCAATCCGTAATTCCTTTACTTCTGCCTGATACTCTTTGGGGATCGTCTCATTATGGTAATGGAGACCTTCTGGGTCATCCCAGTAGATCGCCTTTTCTTCTACGATGTCAATCACCCCTTGGAATTTATCTTCGGAACCGAGGGGAATCTGTAAAATGATTGGTTTTAAAGAAAGTTTATCCTTCATCTGCTTGATGACCCGATAAAAATCCGCACCAATCCGGTCCATTTTATTAACAAATGCAATCCGGGGTACCCGATAGCGATCAGCCTGGCGCCAGACCGTCTCGCTCTGGGGCTGGACACCACCTACCGCACAGAAAATAGCGATCAAACCATCCAGAACCTTCATTGAGCGTTCTACCTCAATTGTGAAATCCACATGACCGGGAGTATCTATGATATTTATCCGGTGTTCCTTCCAGTATACGGTGGTGGCAGCAGCGGTGATGGTGATTCCCCGTTCCCGTTCTTGGGGCATCCAATCCATCGTCGCTGATCCTTCATCCACCTCACCTATCTTCCGGATCTTGCCGGTGTAGAATAATATCCGTTCGGTGGTCGTAGTCTTGCCCGCATCGATATGGGCGGCAAGGCCAATATTTCTTATCAATTTTAAATCAAGCATGGGTTATTATTATACTCAGGCGTCGGATCCATTCAAGACTATTCTTTAATTCTCCGGGCTCTTTTCACCGTGGATTTTATTTCATCGTTATGAGCATGCCCCACGCTCACTGGAATGCCTTTGAAAGTGAGTATTACAAATTCACCGAAGCCGTTTTGCTTTTTTATACTCTCACCCCTGAGGAGCTTCTTTAATTCCCATTCCTTTACCTCAATAGTATTTTTCCGTGCCTCCAAGGCAAATATCTGGATAAAGTCATTATCCGGTTTCAAGTTCCCACCGTAAACCTTTCCCACTTCCAATCCTTTTCGGAGTGCCGGAATCTCAATGAAGGCATAGCTCTCGGGTGTGGCAATAAAGTATTTTTCTTTTCGGGGGAAGATAGCAAAATTGGTGAAGTTACTGATTGGAATATCATACTCTCGGTTGAGCATCTCAATGATCCTATACTGTTGTTCGATCTTACCATGATAACCAGGACGGAACTGGGGCAGACCGAGTTTTGTGATCCGGGCGATGAAGAAGGGTGCGGTGTCGTTATCCTGTGGTAGAATTCTTACACAATTTTTAACGCGCGCATCGTATATTTCTTTTTCCCAGGCAGTGATTCCAGAACGAAATTTAAAACCATTCAGGTTTATCGGTAATAATTCAGCATCCGGAAATTTTTTTAAGAGGTAATCAACCACCCCTTCGTTTTCTTCGGGCGCAATCGTGCAGGTGGAATAAACCATGGTGCCTCCTGGTTTAAGCGCACGGAATGCGGAGACGATCAGTCCTTTCTGGATGCGTGCCATCTTCTGGATATTTTTCAAACCCCAGTGGAACAGGACTTTTTTCGATTTTCTTATCGTTCCCTCTGCGGAGCACGGGGCATCGAGTAAGATTTTATCAAAATAATTGGGCAGAACCTCGCCCATCTTTTCTCCAGGGATGGAGATGATCGCTTCGTTAATCAACCCACACTTTTTCACATTGTGGATGAGGCTAGAGACTCTCTTATAATCTACTTCATTAGCAACGAGCAATCCCTGGTTTGCCATCAGCTGAGCAATCTGGGTTGTTTTGGAACCCGGTGCGGCGCAAAGATCAAGCACCACTTCCTCTGGTTTCGGGTCCAAAACGAGCGCCGGAATCATTGAGGCTATTTCCTGGATGTAGCAAAATCCCAATTGATGGAGGTAATGATTACCGATCCTGTGACCATTTTCAAGAACATAGCCGTCATTATAAAACTTAAGAGGTTTTAGATTGAACTCTTTAAAGAGACCGAGCAGGGTTTCGCGTCGGGCTTTAAGGGTATTCAAACGGATAGAGATGCGCAGGGGTTTATTAATGAATTCAAGAAAATCCTTAAAATCGGGTATTATCCCTTCATAACGCCTATAGAGTTCTTCAATTTCCATGCTCCATTATAAAGATTAAAGAAAATTAGTCAAGGAGAAAGGAGAGCTTTATTTTTTCCGCCACCGAAAAAGCAAATACTATCGGATTATTGACACCAATCCAAAAATAGATATAATTCCCCATGGAATGCACCTTGACAAAAAACAAAAAAGATTGTATTTGCACCTATGAACCTTGCGCCCGGAAAGGCCGGTGTTGCGAATGTTTAAGATATCATTTAAAACACAGGGAATTGCCCGCGTGCTGTTTCCCACCGGATGTGGAAAAGACTTATGATCGTTCTTTTGAGAGGTTTATTAAAACCTTAGGATATTGATGGAACTTATCTTTGAGATTTCCAAACCCGGCAGAAAAGGATACTCCCTCCCTGACCTGGATGTGCCAACAGCTGAATTACCTGCCCAATACCAACGCAAGAAACCTGCTGAACTTCCGGAGTTGAGTGAGCCTGAAATTGTCCGCCATTTTGTAAACCTTTCGATCCTGAACCACCATGTGGATAAAGGCTTTTATCCCCTCGGTTCCTGTACGATGAAGTACAATCCCAAGATCAACGAGGAGACTGCGCGGTATCCTGGTTTTACGCATCTCCATCCCCTCCAGCCTGAAAAGACGGTTCAGGGTGCCTTAAGATTGATGTATGAACTCGGGGAATATTTAAAAAGGATCGTCAATCTTGATGCGATAACCTTGCAACCAGCAGCCGGTGCCCACGGTGAATTTACCGCCATAAGCATGTTCAAGGCGTATTTCAAGAAAAAAGGTGAGCCGCGCAAATATATCCTCATCCCCGACTCAGCCCATGGCACCAATCCCGCGAGTGTCAATTTTTCCGGGTTTAAACCGGTAACCATTAATTCCGATGCCCAGGGATTGGTGGATATAAACCGGCTTAACGCGTTGATGAACGAAGAAGTAGCAGGTTTGATGCTTACCAATCCCAATACCTTGGGACTTTTTGAAAAAAATATCAAAACAATCGCCGAGATTGTCCATTCCCGTGGCGGGTTGCTTTATCTGGATGGAGCAAATCTGAACGCCCTGCTCGGTCTTGTGCGAGCTGGAGACCTTGGTTTTGATGCGGTCCATTTTAACCTCCACAAAACATTCTCCACACCCCATGGTGGAGGAGGTCCTGGGTCAGGCCCGGTCGCAGTCCGCAATATTCTTGAACCCTTTCTACCGGTACCGGTGATAAGAAAAAAGAACGAGGAATTCTACCTGGATTATGACTTACCCGACACCATAGGAAAGGTCCACTCATTTTATGGTAATTTTCTGGTCATGGTGCGCGCGTATACCTTTATCCGTATGGTCGGGGAAGAAGGGCTCAAAGACATCTCCCGGGCCGCGATTTTAAACGCAAATTATATAATCCAATCGTTAAAAGATCATTACCATTTACCATACCCTGGTTTCTGTATGCACGAGGGGGTTCTTTCAGGAAAGAATTTGAAAGAATACGGGGTGCGTACTCTTGATGTAGCAAAGCGGCTTTTAGACTATGGATTCCATGCTCCGACCATTTACTTCCCTCTCATCGTGAGCGAGGCATTGATGATCGAACCCACCGAAAGCGAATCCATACAGACCCTGGAAAGGTTTATTGAAGCGATGATTCAAATTGTCCATGAGGCAAAGACGAACCCCGAGATTTTGAAG is a window encoding:
- the gcvPB gene encoding aminomethyl-transferring glycine dehydrogenase subunit GcvPB, with the protein product MELIFEISKPGRKGYSLPDLDVPTAELPAQYQRKKPAELPELSEPEIVRHFVNLSILNHHVDKGFYPLGSCTMKYNPKINEETARYPGFTHLHPLQPEKTVQGALRLMYELGEYLKRIVNLDAITLQPAAGAHGEFTAISMFKAYFKKKGEPRKYILIPDSAHGTNPASVNFSGFKPVTINSDAQGLVDINRLNALMNEEVAGLMLTNPNTLGLFEKNIKTIAEIVHSRGGLLYLDGANLNALLGLVRAGDLGFDAVHFNLHKTFSTPHGGGGPGSGPVAVRNILEPFLPVPVIRKKNEEFYLDYDLPDTIGKVHSFYGNFLVMVRAYTFIRMVGEEGLKDISRAAILNANYIIQSLKDHYHLPYPGFCMHEGVLSGKNLKEYGVRTLDVAKRLLDYGFHAPTIYFPLIVSEALMIEPTESESIQTLERFIEAMIQIVHEAKTNPEILKTAPHNTPVRRLDEVKAVKDLKLRWKR
- the fusA gene encoding elongation factor G, with translation MLDLKLIRNIGLAAHIDAGKTTTTERILFYTGKIRKIGEVDEGSATMDWMPQERERGITITAAATTVYWKEHRINIIDTPGHVDFTIEVERSMKVLDGLIAIFCAVGGVQPQSETVWRQADRYRVPRIAFVNKMDRIGADFYRVIKQMKDKLSLKPIILQIPLGSEDKFQGVIDIVEEKAIYWDDPEGLHYHNETIPKEYQAEVKELRIELLETLAEYDEDIFESYFKDLPVAEEKIKEVIRKGTINLHFYPVFCGSALRNRGIQPLIDAVIDYLPSPIDLPPMKGENPETGKIEIREPSPDAPFSALLFKAQSDPHLGLLYYIRVYSGTIKSGDKVRVFPPDRVDRVARLYLMHANKRDEVSQLSVGEIGVVTGIRESRTGYTLCDSRHPITFEPMQFPEPVIFVSLEPRTKMDDAKLDDALRYIQVEDPTFKVKTDEETGQRIISGMGELHLEIITDRLKREFGVECYVSKPQVSYRETITRTAIAEGRFIKQTGGKGQFGVVKLQLSPKPNEGIAIINKISEGVIPKQFIPAIEKGIRMQCETGIFMGYPITNIEVVIIDGAYHPVDSSELSFQIAAQMAMREAFLNGNPILLEPYMSLEIIVPEEYLGDVLNDLNARKAQIVNIETNKKEKIITATLALAKSFGYATDLRSLTQGRGTYTMQFSHYAPKEE
- a CDS encoding RsmB/NOP family class I SAM-dependent RNA methyltransferase is translated as MEIEELYRRYEGIIPDFKDFLEFINKPLRISIRLNTLKARRETLLGLFKEFNLKPLKFYNDGYVLENGHRIGNHYLHQLGFCYIQEIASMIPALVLDPKPEEVVLDLCAAPGSKTTQIAQLMANQGLLVANEVDYKRVSSLIHNVKKCGLINEAIISIPGEKMGEVLPNYFDKILLDAPCSAEGTIRKSKKVLFHWGLKNIQKMARIQKGLIVSAFRALKPGGTMVYSTCTIAPEENEGVVDYLLKKFPDAELLPINLNGFKFRSGITAWEKEIYDARVKNCVRILPQDNDTAPFFIARITKLGLPQFRPGYHGKIEQQYRIIEMLNREYDIPISNFTNFAIFPRKEKYFIATPESYAFIEIPALRKGLEVGKVYGGNLKPDNDFIQIFALEARKNTIEVKEWELKKLLRGESIKKQNGFGEFVILTFKGIPVSVGHAHNDEIKSTVKRARRIKE
- a CDS encoding DUF6485 family protein gives rise to the protein MECTLTKNKKDCICTYEPCARKGRCCECLRYHLKHRELPACCFPPDVEKTYDRSFERFIKTLGY